A single window of Zea mays cultivar B73 chromosome 10, Zm-B73-REFERENCE-NAM-5.0, whole genome shotgun sequence DNA harbors:
- the LOC103641501 gene encoding probable E3 ubiquitin-protein ligase HIP1, with amino-acid sequence MQHNRITVLSSSETFQLGSSSSNPVMDHQNLLPNNSNVDEQILLPNALEHEDCPHYLLNGHDVGVPNGSLIGQQNTSLSLWEPAGSSSMSCLVDHDNFFQAKREHLASSLSIGGPLNIDRRRHEGTSSLPLHNLNIDLNINQADQFGSDDVDLVHGNGQSSANTVTAHRGSFITDHIMHHGVSSDATGSSSWNAECFNGAASQHSRHPAFKRKYLDGCQCHAESSANGSSHNCHQNDSTLLPLRTTCESLTMPTTTNFSVPHPPVEQLNQSTNISANSTLIDHYSSYSGPHANEFMRNTRMRINPSDYDQSLPSLLPEGSFRCPAYQHTQQQSSFRPVQPRQVSSSGSHSRPHLPVVTQFSQNLHRPSANISFGSRIGSSSSSGSTVLIPASQDPSTSLIGSDFPEPLLLGSLFTADSTNFLSASGNRSNQQNSGSSSSSMLRPAVNVAAQQVPGFNVSQPSTTLRGSADVSRRSLTAAGVSHFRSSSMALQHRGTSSTPHEIRSHQPGSSSRAHQQSLRPGHSSIDRQSSGYLDLQSFMQSIASREGGRPMSQIRNVFDQIRQGRNARLEDLLLIDRSLIMRRANLIDRHRDMRLDVDNMSYEELLALGERIGYVNTGLSEEKILSNLKQRKYVLISLEDPPTGVEPCCICQEDYAEGEDLGRLDCGHDFHTACIKQWLVIKNVCPICKKTALDA; translated from the exons ATGCAACATAATAGGATCACCGTACTGTCTTCCTCAGAGACCTTCCAACTTGGTTCTAGTTCCAGCAACCCTGTCATGGATCATCAGAATTTACTTCCCAACAACTCTAATGTGGATGAACAGATTTTACTCCCAAATGCATTAGAGCATGAGGACTGCCCACACTATTTGCTCAACGGTCATGATGTGGGTGTGCCAAATGGAAGCTTGATTGGTCAGCAAAATACAAGCTTGAGCTTGTGGGAACCAGCTGGATCTAGCTCAATGAGCTGCTTAGTTGATCATGACAACTTTTTCCAGGCAAAAAGGGAGCATCTTGCCTCTTCTCTGTCTATTGGAGGCCCCTTAAATATAGACAGGAGGAGACATGAAGGCACTAGTTCATTGCCTTTACACAACCTAAACATAGACCTCAACATTAATCAGGCTGATCAATTTGGCTCTGATGATGTTGATCTTGTACATGGTAATGGACAATCAAGTGCAAATACTGTCACAGCCCACAGGGGCTCTTTCATAACTGATCATATTATGCATCATGGAGTTTCTTCAGATGCTACAGGAAGTTCATCATGGAATGCAGAATGTTTTAATGGTGCAGCAAGCCAGCACAGTCGTCATCCAGCTTTTAAGAGAAAGTATCTTGATGGATGTCAATGTCATGCAGAGTCTTCTGCTAATGGAAGCTCACACAATTGTCACCAGAATGATAGTACTCTGCTACCTCTTCGGACCACCTGTGAAAGTTTGACTATGCCAACCACGACAAATTTTAGTGTTCCACATCCTCCTGTGGAACAGCTAAACCAGAGCACTAATATTTCTGCAAATTCTACTTTGATTGACCACTATTCTTCTTATAGTGGTCCACATGCAAACGAATTCATGCGAAATACACGGATGCGAATAAACCCTAGTGATTATGATCAATCACTGCCCAGCCTTTTACCTGAAGGGAGTTTCAGGTGCCCAGCTTATCAGCATACACAGCAGCAGTCATCATTTAGGCCAGTGCAACCTAGACAAGTGAGCTCTTCTGGTTCTCATAGTCGACCTCACTTGCCTGTTGTTACTCAATTTTCGCAAAATCTTCACCGTCCTTCAGCAAATATtagttttggatcaaggattgGGAGTTCTTCCAGTTCTGGTTCTACAGTACTGATACCTGCTTCACAAGATCCCAGTACAAGCTTGATAGGAAGTGATTTTCCTGAGCCCCTTTTGTTAGGTTCTTTGTTTACAGCTGATTCAACAAATTTCTTATCTGCATCTGGAAACAGAAGTAACCAGCAAAATTCTGGATCCAGCTCTAGTTCCATGCTTAGACCTGCTGTAAATGTTGCAGCTCAACAAGTCCCTGGGTTCAACGTATCTCAGCCAAGTACAACTCTAAGAGGTTCAGCTGATGTGTCTAGGAGGTCCTTAACTGCTGCTGGTGTTTCTCATTTTAGAAGTTCAAGCATGGCATTGCAGCACCGTGGGACTTCATCCACACCGCATGAGATTCGGAGTCACCAGCCAGGATCAAGCTCTCGTGCCCATCAGCAGTCATTAAGACCTGGTCATTCCTCGATAGACAGGCAGAGCTCTGGTTACTTGGACCTTCAGTCTTTTATGCAGTCCATAGCTTCAAGGGAAGGAGGCAGGCCAATGTCACAG ATCCGTAATGTTTTTGATCAGATTCGTCAGGGGAGAAATGCAAGATTGGAG GATTTGCTTCTCATTGATCGGTCACTTATTATGAGACGCGCAAATTTGATTGATAGACATCGGGATATGCGGCTTGATGTGGATAATATGTCCTATGAG GAATTGCTCGCACTAGGTGAACGCATTGGGTACGTAAACACAGGACTTAGTGAGGAAAAAATCCTAAGTAACTTAAAACAACGGAAATATGTCTTAATATCATTGGAAGATCCTCCAACAGGTGTTGAACCATGTTGTATTTGCCAG GAAGACTACGCGGAAGGCGAGGACTTGGGCAGACTGGACTGTGGTCACGACTTCCACACCGCATGCATCAAACAATGGCTGGTTATAAAAAATGTGTGCCCAATCTGCAAGAAAACAGCACTGGACGCCTAA